The Antennarius striatus isolate MH-2024 chromosome 20, ASM4005453v1, whole genome shotgun sequence genome includes a region encoding these proteins:
- the cebp1 gene encoding CCAAT/enhancer binding protein (C/EBP) 1 isoform X1, with amino-acid sequence MMSDSRVSSVIQEWAYPGPAHPHALDPSTSTHPESTGHVGQMDLMPFSQSQVLARGCSEDRVAEQVMGLSYLPYNSSFVGSTNQHQSHTNTQQNFSSFLLPTLRAPVNKRSINKDSAEYRQRRERNNVAVRKSRDKARRRILLTQQRAQQLQEENQKLQLRIGQLTQELDTLKHIMSQRHMQAAEEGAAESEIQNQI; translated from the exons ATG ATGTCTGATTCCAGAGTGTCCTCTGTCATCCAGGAGTGGGCATATCCGGGTCCAGCCCACCCTCATGCTCTGGACCCTAGTACTTCCACGCACCCTGAGTCGACGGGTCACGTGGGTCAGATGGACCTGATGCCGTTCAGCCAGTCTCAGGTCCTAGCGAGGGGCTGCAGTGAAGACAGGGTGGCTGAGCAGGTGATGGGACTGTCCTACCTGCCCTACAACTCCTCTTTTGTTGGGAGCACAAACCAGCACCAGAGCCACACCAACActcagcag aacttctcctccttcctcctgccGACCCTGCGGGCGCCGGTGAACAAGAGGAGCATCAACAAGGACAGTGCAGAGTACCGCCAGCGACGCGAGAGGAACAACGTGGCTGTGAGGAAGAGCCGGGACAAGGCTCGCAGGAGGATCCTGCTGACCCAGCAGAGGGCCCAGCAGCTCCAGGAGGAGAAccagaagctgcagctgaggaTAGGGCAGCTGACGCAGGAGCTGGACACCCTCAAACACATCATGTCGCAGCGGCACATGCAGGCAGCTGAGGAGGGGGCTGCCGAGTCTGAAATCCAGAACCAGATTTAA
- the cebp1 gene encoding CCAAT/enhancer binding protein (C/EBP) 1 isoform X2 — protein sequence MSDSRVSSVIQEWAYPGPAHPHALDPSTSTHPESTGHVGQMDLMPFSQSQVLARGCSEDRVAEQVMGLSYLPYNSSFVGSTNQHQSHTNTQQNFSSFLLPTLRAPVNKRSINKDSAEYRQRRERNNVAVRKSRDKARRRILLTQQRAQQLQEENQKLQLRIGQLTQELDTLKHIMSQRHMQAAEEGAAESEIQNQI from the exons ATGTCTGATTCCAGAGTGTCCTCTGTCATCCAGGAGTGGGCATATCCGGGTCCAGCCCACCCTCATGCTCTGGACCCTAGTACTTCCACGCACCCTGAGTCGACGGGTCACGTGGGTCAGATGGACCTGATGCCGTTCAGCCAGTCTCAGGTCCTAGCGAGGGGCTGCAGTGAAGACAGGGTGGCTGAGCAGGTGATGGGACTGTCCTACCTGCCCTACAACTCCTCTTTTGTTGGGAGCACAAACCAGCACCAGAGCCACACCAACActcagcag aacttctcctccttcctcctgccGACCCTGCGGGCGCCGGTGAACAAGAGGAGCATCAACAAGGACAGTGCAGAGTACCGCCAGCGACGCGAGAGGAACAACGTGGCTGTGAGGAAGAGCCGGGACAAGGCTCGCAGGAGGATCCTGCTGACCCAGCAGAGGGCCCAGCAGCTCCAGGAGGAGAAccagaagctgcagctgaggaTAGGGCAGCTGACGCAGGAGCTGGACACCCTCAAACACATCATGTCGCAGCGGCACATGCAGGCAGCTGAGGAGGGGGCTGCCGAGTCTGAAATCCAGAACCAGATTTAA
- the cebp1 gene encoding CCAAT/enhancer binding protein (C/EBP) 1 isoform X3 — MDLMPFSQSQVLARGCSEDRVAEQVMGLSYLPYNSSFVGSTNQHQSHTNTQQNFSSFLLPTLRAPVNKRSINKDSAEYRQRRERNNVAVRKSRDKARRRILLTQQRAQQLQEENQKLQLRIGQLTQELDTLKHIMSQRHMQAAEEGAAESEIQNQI, encoded by the exons ATGGACCTGATGCCGTTCAGCCAGTCTCAGGTCCTAGCGAGGGGCTGCAGTGAAGACAGGGTGGCTGAGCAGGTGATGGGACTGTCCTACCTGCCCTACAACTCCTCTTTTGTTGGGAGCACAAACCAGCACCAGAGCCACACCAACActcagcag aacttctcctccttcctcctgccGACCCTGCGGGCGCCGGTGAACAAGAGGAGCATCAACAAGGACAGTGCAGAGTACCGCCAGCGACGCGAGAGGAACAACGTGGCTGTGAGGAAGAGCCGGGACAAGGCTCGCAGGAGGATCCTGCTGACCCAGCAGAGGGCCCAGCAGCTCCAGGAGGAGAAccagaagctgcagctgaggaTAGGGCAGCTGACGCAGGAGCTGGACACCCTCAAACACATCATGTCGCAGCGGCACATGCAGGCAGCTGAGGAGGGGGCTGCCGAGTCTGAAATCCAGAACCAGATTTAA